A genome region from Flammeovirga agarivorans includes the following:
- a CDS encoding AsnC family protein, which yields MIAILTADIVSSTKTQNNALWSSCIEEVMDLPFFEDTRWDIFRGDSFQIELSDPSRSLFLAILLRVFINAKKELYDLKIDVRISIGIGKEGYEGDNVMSSDGHAYKLSGRTFDKLQANNRKLMIATAWDYDLMGFQESVQLIEHLISNWSFSSFTVGKHYLLGVTKQKDLAELVGVSQPAIHKRIQKDNMEGLINYLNWFSQKILLLTS from the coding sequence ATGATTGCAATACTTACCGCTGATATCGTTTCTTCGACAAAAACTCAAAATAATGCGTTATGGTCATCATGCATAGAGGAAGTGATGGATTTACCATTTTTCGAAGATACAAGATGGGATATTTTTAGAGGAGATAGTTTTCAGATAGAATTATCAGACCCTAGTAGAAGCCTTTTCTTAGCCATTTTATTACGCGTATTTATTAATGCAAAGAAAGAACTATACGATTTAAAAATAGATGTAAGAATAAGTATTGGCATTGGTAAAGAAGGTTATGAAGGTGATAACGTAATGAGTTCTGATGGACATGCATACAAACTTTCTGGAAGAACATTTGATAAACTTCAGGCCAATAATCGAAAACTTATGATCGCAACCGCATGGGATTATGATCTTATGGGGTTCCAAGAGAGTGTTCAACTAATAGAACATTTGATTTCCAATTGGTCATTCAGTAGCTTTACGGTAGGAAAACATTATCTTTTAGGTGTTACCAAGCAGAAGGATTTAGCAGAATTAGTAGGAGTATCACAGCCTGCCATTCACAAAAGAATCCAAAAAGATAATATGGAAGGACTAATCAATTACTTGAATTGGTTTTCACAGAAAATACTCCTACTGACAAGCTAA
- a CDS encoding DUF3307 domain-containing protein, whose protein sequence is MNTLFFQLLFAHLTADFLLQSEKMAVEKAEYYFSSAFWKHIVIHGLCYFVVFAFHYHLIGHWEASGLSQTGVATLSLTSLHGLVDIAKTYFSKKFPGKGVLLFTSDQLIHIGILALFSINFDWNFLFAKIYNVEIPWKIIVAYLFVTTPAGIIMKVLLKRWTPESSQIIQDAYDNLMEVEIDLNRNDPKRLEKKFKFQKNTKFQNDRSTYASLQDAGQWIGILERILILTFVLNGDLKSIGFLLTAKSVFRFGDLKGGKDRQMTEYILIGTLISFGLAIFAGLMCLTSEEAKSLF, encoded by the coding sequence ATGAATACACTCTTTTTCCAACTTTTGTTCGCACACTTAACAGCAGACTTTTTATTACAATCAGAGAAAATGGCTGTGGAGAAGGCTGAATATTATTTCTCCTCGGCTTTTTGGAAACATATTGTGATACATGGCTTGTGTTATTTCGTAGTATTTGCGTTTCATTATCATCTTATTGGGCATTGGGAAGCTTCTGGGTTATCTCAGACAGGGGTGGCCACACTAAGTTTAACCTCTTTGCATGGGTTAGTAGATATCGCAAAGACATACTTTTCAAAGAAGTTTCCAGGTAAAGGGGTATTATTATTTACATCAGATCAACTCATCCATATCGGTATTCTAGCATTATTTTCGATTAACTTCGATTGGAATTTTCTATTCGCTAAGATTTATAATGTAGAAATACCCTGGAAGATTATTGTCGCTTACTTATTTGTGACAACTCCGGCAGGGATTATCATGAAAGTTTTATTGAAACGTTGGACGCCTGAGAGTTCTCAGATTATTCAAGATGCTTATGATAACCTTATGGAAGTTGAAATTGATCTCAACCGTAACGATCCAAAACGTTTGGAAAAGAAATTTAAGTTTCAGAAGAATACAAAATTTCAGAATGATCGGTCTACTTATGCATCCTTACAAGATGCAGGACAATGGATTGGTATTTTAGAAAGAATATTGATCCTAACTTTTGTATTAAACGGAGACCTTAAGTCAATAGGATTTCTCTTAACAGCAAAATCTGTTTTCCGTTTTGGCGACTTGAAAGGAGGAAAAGACCGTCAGATGACGGAGTATATTTTAATAGGTACGCTGATTAGTTTTGGTTTAGCCATTTTTGCTGGTTTGATGTGCCTAACGAGTGAAGAAGCCAAAAGCTTGTTTTAA
- a CDS encoding cysteine hydrolase family protein produces the protein MENPIEDMYEGQSVPELKRKKVGLISIDIQYHDAAIGYGFFKDAKREDHSYYFDRLDDVVFPTVNKLQELFRSEGLEVIHVRIEALTADGRDRSLEHKRIGCHVPKGSKAAEIMPQVAPKDDEIVLSKTASGVFNSTNLEYVLRNLGIDQLVTVGVLTNECIETAVRDGADKGFTMYIVDEGTAALTPELHESSMKVLNGVYGYRVSAEQIIDMVKNSK, from the coding sequence ATGGAAAATCCAATTGAAGATATGTATGAAGGACAAAGTGTTCCTGAACTAAAAAGAAAAAAGGTAGGTTTAATTTCTATAGATATTCAATATCACGATGCTGCAATCGGTTATGGCTTCTTTAAGGATGCAAAAAGAGAAGACCATAGTTACTATTTTGATCGTTTAGATGATGTTGTTTTTCCTACCGTCAACAAATTACAAGAACTCTTTAGAAGCGAAGGTTTAGAGGTGATCCATGTAAGAATTGAAGCACTAACAGCTGATGGTCGCGACAGAAGCTTAGAACACAAACGTATTGGTTGTCATGTTCCTAAGGGATCAAAAGCTGCTGAAATTATGCCTCAGGTGGCTCCAAAAGATGATGAAATCGTATTAAGCAAAACGGCCTCAGGTGTTTTTAATAGTACAAACTTAGAATATGTACTCAGAAACTTGGGGATCGATCAATTAGTAACGGTTGGTGTGCTTACTAACGAATGTATTGAAACTGCCGTTCGAGATGGTGCCGATAAAGGGTTTACAATGTATATAGTTGATGAGGGAACTGCTGCTTTAACTCCAGAGTTACATGAAAGTTCTATGAAAGTACTCAATGGAGTCTATGGTTACAGAGTTTCCGCCGAACAAATCATCGATATGGTCAAGAATTCAAAATAA
- a CDS encoding YfcC family protein, with product MTQNKISWIDKIPHPLAILFFMLIGASVLTYIIPAGEFDRELVDGVARVVNGTFHSVDQTPVNLFDTVIAIGIGFQEIADIVFIVFASAAMFGIFEKNGMLEDVVGSFVKSLGLKRKYLIVGMMTYMYGLLGIFVGYENNIALAPIAVIVSLAIGGDVLLGAGMAVGGISVGFGLAPFNPYTVGVGHQIAEMPLFSGWQFRSVLVFALLTVLVYYNISYFKKILANPEKSLSKGIDTHGLELSKPLEEYKTSARDKTVLGIFLLGLLVMLYGVFNLGWYINEISAIFIIIGIVSGLISRMSIEEISQVMSKSFETCALAAILIGAAQGLKVVMDAGHISDTIAHSFIGLLESLPKTASAVVMTMTQSITNIFIPGGSGQALVTLPIMIPVGDTVGITRQCTILAFQIGDGITNIFTPTLGGLIAMLGLCRVPYGSWIKYIFKFTAMAYVVCWIAMAIAVAINYGPM from the coding sequence ATGACACAAAATAAGATATCATGGATAGATAAGATCCCTCACCCATTAGCTATTCTCTTTTTTATGCTAATTGGTGCTTCTGTCCTTACCTATATAATACCTGCAGGAGAGTTTGATAGAGAACTTGTTGATGGCGTTGCGAGAGTAGTCAATGGCACATTCCACTCTGTAGATCAGACACCTGTAAACCTATTTGACACCGTTATTGCCATTGGTATTGGTTTTCAAGAAATCGCAGATATTGTCTTTATCGTTTTTGCCAGTGCAGCAATGTTTGGTATTTTCGAAAAGAACGGCATGCTCGAAGACGTTGTGGGTTCATTTGTAAAAAGTTTAGGACTAAAAAGAAAATATCTTATAGTAGGGATGATGACCTACATGTATGGTTTACTAGGTATCTTCGTAGGTTATGAAAATAACATCGCATTAGCACCAATAGCGGTGATCGTTAGCTTAGCTATCGGTGGAGATGTTCTGCTAGGTGCAGGTATGGCTGTTGGCGGTATTTCTGTTGGTTTTGGTTTGGCCCCTTTTAACCCCTATACGGTAGGTGTAGGACATCAAATTGCCGAAATGCCGTTATTCTCAGGTTGGCAATTTAGAAGTGTATTGGTCTTCGCCTTGCTTACGGTATTGGTGTATTATAACATCAGTTATTTCAAAAAGATATTAGCCAATCCAGAAAAGAGCTTATCTAAAGGCATTGATACACACGGTTTAGAGTTATCAAAACCTCTAGAAGAATATAAAACTTCTGCAAGAGATAAAACCGTCCTTGGTATATTCCTTTTAGGGCTATTAGTTATGCTTTATGGGGTCTTTAACTTGGGATGGTACATCAATGAGATTTCTGCCATTTTTATCATAATTGGTATTGTCAGTGGACTAATATCTAGAATGAGCATTGAAGAAATTAGTCAGGTGATGTCTAAATCATTTGAAACTTGTGCTTTGGCTGCAATACTTATTGGTGCTGCCCAAGGGCTAAAAGTTGTGATGGATGCTGGTCATATCAGTGATACCATTGCCCACAGTTTTATTGGCTTATTAGAATCTTTGCCTAAAACAGCCTCTGCAGTGGTTATGACAATGACTCAATCTATAACCAATATCTTTATTCCAGGTGGTAGTGGTCAAGCATTAGTAACTCTACCAATTATGATCCCTGTTGGCGACACAGTTGGAATTACTCGTCAGTGTACAATATTAGCCTTCCAAATTGGTGACGGAATCACAAATATCTTTACTCCAACTCTAGGTGGTCTAATCGCCATGTTAGGGTTATGTAGAGTTCCTTATGGAAGCTGGATCAAATATATATTCAAGTTTACAGCAATGGCTTATGTCGTTTGTTGGATCGCCATGGCTATAGCAGTAGCTATTAATTATGGTCCTATGTAA
- a CDS encoding M20 family metallo-hydrolase, translating into MQLGKETYQVLEELSKYSKEGPGVTRLYLTEEHKAAYSYLEKLMTDIGLTVEVDNIGNMIGTYTSPEKTNKTIVLGSHQDTVRNGGKYDGAMGVILPLIALKHCIQNNIPLKYNVKIASFGDEEGVRFATTYLGSKVLAGTFTSDLLDRKSEYGNTLKEELISFGLDPNKIPEDKLTDDIVGYLEVHIEQGPVLQHKNLAVGVVNAIQGSHRYTININGMAGHAGTIPMPLRKDAGVGASESMVELTRYLETIENIVATFGIVEFLPGSINVIPGEANFTMDIRSLDEKLIKDTVTKFDQILRDVCNKRGLTYTLTNTNEAPPTTCSDTIIKQLETSVANVGSDVFTFPSGAGHDAQEMKNITDMGMLFVRCKDGISHNPLESVTENDLDIAAKVVVDFLKNYQV; encoded by the coding sequence ATGCAACTAGGAAAAGAAACATACCAAGTATTAGAAGAATTATCTAAATATTCGAAAGAAGGTCCCGGTGTAACTCGATTATATCTGACTGAAGAACATAAAGCTGCTTATTCGTACCTTGAAAAGTTAATGACTGATATCGGATTAACGGTTGAAGTGGACAATATCGGTAATATGATAGGTACATATACCTCTCCTGAGAAAACAAATAAAACAATTGTTTTAGGATCTCACCAAGATACGGTTAGAAATGGAGGTAAATATGATGGAGCAATGGGTGTCATTCTTCCATTGATCGCACTAAAACACTGTATTCAGAATAATATTCCCCTTAAATATAATGTCAAGATCGCTTCTTTTGGTGATGAAGAAGGCGTCCGTTTTGCAACTACATATTTAGGATCTAAAGTACTTGCTGGAACTTTTACAAGTGATTTACTTGACAGAAAAAGTGAATATGGAAATACTCTTAAAGAGGAACTTATTTCTTTTGGTCTTGACCCTAATAAGATTCCTGAAGATAAATTAACAGATGATATTGTTGGTTATCTCGAAGTACACATCGAACAAGGGCCTGTTTTACAACATAAAAATTTAGCCGTAGGAGTAGTGAATGCTATACAAGGTTCACACAGATACACTATCAATATAAATGGTATGGCTGGTCATGCAGGAACAATACCGATGCCTCTACGTAAAGATGCAGGTGTTGGTGCCTCTGAAAGCATGGTCGAGTTAACAAGATACCTTGAAACTATTGAGAATATTGTAGCAACATTTGGGATCGTTGAGTTTCTACCTGGGTCCATTAATGTTATTCCTGGTGAAGCCAATTTCACTATGGATATTCGCTCCCTAGATGAAAAGTTGATCAAAGATACTGTCACAAAATTTGATCAAATCTTGAGAGATGTCTGCAACAAAAGAGGGTTAACATACACCTTGACAAATACCAATGAAGCTCCTCCTACAACATGTAGTGATACTATCATAAAGCAACTAGAAACAAGTGTTGCTAATGTAGGGAGCGATGTTTTTACTTTTCCAAGTGGAGCAGGGCATGATGCCCAAGAAATGAAAAACATCACTGATATGGGGATGCTTTTTGTACGATGTAAAGATGGTATTAGTCACAACCCACTAGAATCTGTTACAGAAAATGATCTTGATATTGCAGCAAAAGTTGTCGTTGACTTCTTAAAGAACTATCAAGTATAA